A window of Verrucomicrobiota bacterium JB022 contains these coding sequences:
- the coxB gene encoding cytochrome c oxidase subunit II — translation MSKWLPRIWIAALLVVFAFAVPQCLYTEHGLFNLEAQQSALDPKGMVAQDQADTFYLILWVTLGLFVVVGGALAWVLVKFRRRPNDDPNFIPPQSHGNPLVEVGLVIVSAAVLVVIAFPTFAGIVLKERLPAKAFDEEPLVINVTGYQWWWSFEYPEEGGFYTANEMVFPVGRPVQINLHANDVIHSFWLPKLAGKKDLMPGQTNHLWFVADEEGEYWGQCAEYCGDSHAYMLFRAHAVSPEKYTEWRRHQAKATTASGQGGPLPALAREQWVDPQRVEQGAQLFAANCATCHSLDPMVQSQGPNLAHFAARSTIAAGWFENDWEVRDGQVHNEDLHRWIKEPNAVKPGNFMWHGFYSYDRSTHENSLVMEGLIEKKLTDEQVDALVAYLYNLK, via the coding sequence ATGAGCAAATGGTTGCCCCGTATCTGGATCGCGGCGCTGCTGGTGGTCTTCGCCTTTGCCGTCCCGCAATGTCTTTACACCGAGCACGGCCTCTTTAACCTCGAAGCGCAGCAATCGGCCCTCGACCCCAAGGGCATGGTAGCGCAAGACCAGGCCGACACGTTTTACCTGATCCTTTGGGTCACGCTGGGCCTCTTTGTAGTGGTGGGCGGCGCGCTGGCCTGGGTGCTGGTGAAGTTCCGCCGCCGCCCCAACGACGACCCCAATTTCATCCCGCCGCAAAGCCACGGCAATCCGCTGGTGGAGGTGGGCCTTGTCATCGTCTCCGCCGCCGTGCTGGTGGTGATCGCTTTCCCGACCTTCGCCGGCATCGTGCTGAAGGAGCGCTTGCCGGCCAAGGCCTTCGACGAAGAGCCACTCGTGATCAACGTCACCGGCTACCAATGGTGGTGGAGCTTCGAGTATCCGGAGGAAGGCGGCTTCTATACGGCCAACGAGATGGTCTTCCCGGTTGGCCGCCCGGTGCAGATCAACCTGCACGCCAATGACGTGATCCACAGCTTCTGGCTGCCCAAGCTGGCAGGCAAGAAGGACCTCATGCCCGGCCAGACCAATCACCTCTGGTTTGTGGCCGACGAAGAGGGCGAATACTGGGGGCAATGCGCCGAATATTGCGGCGACAGCCATGCCTACATGCTCTTCCGCGCACACGCCGTCTCCCCGGAGAAATACACCGAATGGCGCCGCCACCAGGCGAAGGCCACTACGGCGTCCGGCCAGGGCGGTCCGCTGCCCGCGCTGGCTCGGGAGCAATGGGTGGACCCGCAGCGAGTGGAGCAGGGGGCCCAGCTCTTTGCCGCCAACTGCGCCACCTGCCACAGCCTAGACCCGATGGTGCAGAGCCAAGGCCCCAACCTCGCCCACTTTGCCGCTCGCAGCACCATTGCCGCCGGCTGGTTTGAGAACGACTGGGAGGTCCGCGACGGCCAGGTGCACAACGAAGACCTGCACCGCTGGATCAAGGAGCCCAATGCCGTCAAGCCCGGCAACTTTATGTGGCACGGCTTCTACAGCTACGATCGCTCCACGCACGAGAACTCGCTCGTGATGGAGGGCCTGATCGAGAAAAAACTGACCGACGAGCAGGTCGATGCCCTCGTCGCCTACCTTTACAATTTGAAGTAA
- the ctaD gene encoding cytochrome c oxidase subunit I, with product MASTHSPDTLSHPQPGSTHDEPKHTGIWKRPLKPDGLVGWLTTVDHKKIGIAYAVAALFFFLVGGVEALLIRLQLFRPEQELITAETYNTLFTMHGTTMIFLAVMPLSTAFFNYIMPLQIGARDVAFPRLNALGLWTFILGGILLNLSWFFGGAPDMGWFGYAPLTGRQFSPDMATDFWVLSLQVLGIASLVGSFNFITTILNMRAPGLSMMRLPLFTWMTLITSFLIILAFPAITIALVELMFDRHFGTMFFDVLGGGKPILWQHLFWVFGHPEVYILILPAMGIISEVLPVFSRKPLFGYPLVVFSGAVIGFLGFAVWSHHMFTTGLGVVATSAFAFLTMLISIPTGVKIFNWIGTMWGGRITFTTPMLFAVGFIWMFMLGGFTGIMHSSPPVDAQQQDTYFVVAHFHYVLIGGSIFALFSGMYYWFPKVTGRMMSETWGKLVFYTMFAGFNLAFFPMHILGMTGMPRRTHTYQTELGLNGPNLWSTIGAFMLGFGVLMFVAQVIYSLKKGQKSGRDPWDARTLEWVTDNPPKFYNFAYTPIVHARDQFFESKHGKPERRMEKLAPDDHGIHMPDQSWWPLILSIGLFIAAFGMVVLGQPREAFPLIGGMLPEGDFSIWEFTVPGLALTLFAAFGWAYEGPGGFHVHPPASEIQDDEMGTVLRTAPTRPEPNGHSGH from the coding sequence ATGGCCTCTACCCACAGCCCCGACACCCTTTCGCACCCGCAGCCCGGCTCCACGCACGACGAGCCGAAGCACACCGGCATCTGGAAACGCCCGCTGAAGCCCGACGGCCTCGTCGGCTGGCTCACCACCGTCGACCACAAGAAGATCGGCATCGCCTACGCGGTGGCCGCGCTCTTTTTCTTCCTCGTGGGCGGCGTGGAAGCGTTGCTGATCCGTCTCCAGCTCTTCCGCCCCGAGCAAGAGCTGATTACGGCGGAGACGTACAACACGCTCTTCACCATGCACGGGACGACGATGATCTTCCTGGCGGTGATGCCCCTCAGCACGGCGTTCTTCAACTACATCATGCCGTTGCAGATCGGCGCGCGCGACGTGGCCTTCCCGCGGCTCAACGCGCTCGGGCTCTGGACGTTTATCCTCGGCGGCATCCTGCTCAACCTCTCGTGGTTCTTCGGCGGGGCGCCCGATATGGGCTGGTTTGGCTACGCGCCGCTCACGGGCCGCCAGTTCAGCCCCGACATGGCGACCGACTTCTGGGTGCTCAGCCTGCAGGTGCTCGGTATCGCCTCCCTCGTCGGCTCCTTCAACTTTATCACCACCATCCTGAACATGCGCGCGCCGGGCCTCAGCATGATGCGCCTGCCACTGTTCACCTGGATGACGCTGATCACGAGCTTCCTTATCATCCTGGCCTTCCCCGCGATTACGATTGCGCTGGTCGAGCTGATGTTCGACCGCCACTTCGGCACGATGTTCTTCGACGTGCTGGGCGGGGGTAAGCCGATCCTCTGGCAACACCTTTTCTGGGTGTTCGGTCACCCGGAGGTCTACATCCTGATCCTGCCCGCGATGGGCATCATCTCGGAGGTGCTGCCGGTGTTTTCGCGCAAGCCGCTCTTCGGCTACCCGCTGGTGGTCTTCTCCGGCGCGGTCATCGGCTTCCTCGGCTTTGCGGTGTGGAGCCACCACATGTTCACGACCGGCCTCGGGGTGGTCGCCACGAGCGCCTTCGCCTTCCTCACCATGCTGATCTCGATCCCCACCGGGGTGAAGATCTTTAACTGGATCGGCACGATGTGGGGCGGTCGCATCACCTTTACCACGCCGATGCTCTTTGCGGTCGGCTTTATCTGGATGTTCATGCTCGGCGGCTTTACCGGCATCATGCACAGCTCGCCGCCCGTGGACGCCCAGCAGCAAGACACCTACTTCGTGGTGGCGCACTTCCACTACGTGCTGATCGGCGGCTCCATCTTCGCGCTCTTCTCGGGCATGTATTACTGGTTCCCGAAAGTCACCGGGCGCATGATGAGCGAGACCTGGGGCAAGCTGGTGTTCTACACTATGTTCGCGGGCTTCAACCTCGCCTTCTTCCCCATGCACATTCTCGGGATGACGGGTATGCCGCGCCGCACCCACACCTACCAGACCGAACTGGGCCTCAACGGGCCCAACCTCTGGAGCACCATCGGGGCGTTCATGCTCGGCTTTGGCGTGCTGATGTTTGTGGCACAGGTGATCTACAGCCTCAAGAAGGGCCAGAAGTCGGGCCGCGACCCTTGGGACGCGCGCACGCTGGAGTGGGTGACGGACAACCCGCCCAAGTTCTACAACTTTGCCTACACGCCCATCGTGCACGCCCGCGACCAGTTCTTCGAGAGCAAGCACGGCAAGCCCGAGCGCCGCATGGAAAAGCTGGCCCCCGACGACCACGGCATCCACATGCCCGACCAGAGCTGGTGGCCGCTGATCCTCTCGATCGGGCTCTTCATCGCCGCTTTCGGCATGGTGGTGCTCGGCCAGCCCCGCGAGGCCTTCCCGCTGATCGGCGGCATGCTGCCCGAGGGCGACTTCTCGATCTGGGAGTTTACCGTGCCGGGCCTGGCGCTGACGCTCTTTGCCGCTTTTGGCTGGGCTTATGAGGGCCCGGGCGGCTTCCACGTGCACCCGCCCGCCAGTGAAATCCAGGACGACGAAATGGGCACCGTCTTGCGCACCGCTCCGACGCGCCCCGAGCCCAACGGCCACTCCGGTCACTAA
- a CDS encoding heme-copper oxidase subunit III: MAHPASADPLTELKQTNTGIENKKLAMWAFLASDCMFFGTLISTHLIYRRVYPDVVNPPEIFDIELTGISSFVLLASSFSMALAVSSAHKGNLKMVRIALAATIFGGLVFLAGQVYEFSHFVHHKHLTLDSNIFGSTFYLLTGTHGTHVAIGVLWLTAHLVHTFTPWHGRQNALDIESTGLYWHFVDIVWIVIFTAVYLVEYLNF, translated from the coding sequence ATGGCACACCCCGCCTCCGCCGACCCGCTCACCGAGCTGAAGCAGACCAACACCGGCATCGAGAACAAGAAGCTCGCCATGTGGGCCTTCCTCGCGTCGGACTGCATGTTCTTCGGCACCCTCATCTCGACGCACCTCATCTACCGCCGGGTATATCCCGACGTGGTGAACCCGCCCGAGATCTTCGACATCGAGCTCACCGGCATCAGCTCGTTCGTGCTGCTCGCCTCGTCATTCTCGATGGCGCTGGCCGTCTCTTCGGCCCACAAAGGCAACCTCAAGATGGTCCGCATCGCGCTGGCGGCGACGATCTTCGGCGGGTTGGTCTTCCTTGCCGGTCAGGTCTACGAGTTCAGTCACTTCGTGCACCACAAGCACCTGACGCTCGACAGCAACATCTTCGGGTCGACCTTCTACCTGCTCACGGGCACTCACGGCACGCACGTGGCCATCGGGGTGCTCTGGCTCACGGCTCACCTGGTCCATACCTTCACCCCGTGGCATGGGAGGCAAAATGCGCTCGATATCGAGAGTACGGGCCTCTACTGGCACTTTGTGGACATCGTCTGGATCGTGATTTTCACCGCCGTCTACCTTGTTGAATACCTCAACTTCTAA
- a CDS encoding cytochrome C oxidase subunit IV family protein: MSHSAQPTMTHKVDDHHLIEENQKYFTFNAVAMALAFITMIELVIVYLPIAGWIVFTILTVLSVVKFAAVCWWFMHLRWDKILLTLLFCLGLLLAGGTVIALFFLFQQDPNGAPTF, encoded by the coding sequence ATGAGCCACTCTGCCCAGCCCACGATGACGCACAAGGTGGACGATCACCACCTGATCGAGGAAAACCAGAAGTACTTTACCTTCAACGCGGTTGCGATGGCGCTCGCCTTCATCACGATGATCGAGCTGGTCATCGTGTACCTGCCGATTGCCGGTTGGATCGTTTTCACCATCCTGACTGTGCTCTCGGTAGTGAAGTTTGCGGCGGTCTGCTGGTGGTTCATGCACCTGCGGTGGGATAAGATCCTGCTGACGCTGCTCTTTTGCCTGGGCCTGCTCCTGGCTGGCGGCACCGTCATCGCGCTGTTCTTCCTCTTCCAGCAAGACCCGAACGGCGCCCCGACGTTCTAG
- a CDS encoding cytochrome c oxidase assembly protein → MLRWTHWHNEPLLIGGILLVVWLYAVLVGPLRRWIDPEVKFPKREAWWFGAAILSFYLAVGSPLDAAGENFLFSAHMLQHNILMYLTPLFTIWALPEWLVDGILDRSRTLRVLARFFVHPVVAGFLFTAVFNGWHAPALYELALRHKDVHTLEHLTMFVTSVLMCWPIIGRSVLLPRLHPGLQMLYLFLLMVVQIPLFAILTFAPDVFYTTYEYAPRLFAALDPLEDQRLGGLIMKVANMVFSLSFIAYAFILWQRESEDNLTPTRVRIATTTRHHIA, encoded by the coding sequence ATGCTTCGGTGGACCCACTGGCATAACGAGCCTCTCCTGATCGGCGGCATCCTGCTGGTCGTGTGGCTCTATGCCGTGCTGGTGGGGCCGTTGCGCCGCTGGATCGACCCGGAGGTCAAGTTCCCCAAGCGAGAAGCGTGGTGGTTTGGAGCGGCGATCCTCAGCTTTTACCTCGCGGTGGGGTCCCCCCTCGATGCGGCGGGCGAGAACTTCCTGTTCAGCGCCCACATGCTGCAGCACAACATCCTGATGTACCTCACGCCGCTCTTCACCATCTGGGCACTGCCGGAGTGGCTGGTCGACGGGATTCTGGATCGTTCGCGCACGCTGCGGGTGCTGGCGCGGTTTTTTGTGCACCCCGTGGTGGCCGGGTTCCTTTTCACGGCAGTCTTCAACGGCTGGCACGCCCCCGCGCTCTACGAGCTGGCCCTGCGCCACAAGGACGTGCACACGCTCGAGCACCTGACGATGTTCGTCACTTCAGTGCTCATGTGCTGGCCGATCATTGGGCGCAGCGTGCTACTCCCCCGGCTGCATCCCGGGTTGCAGATGCTGTATCTATTCCTGCTCATGGTGGTGCAGATCCCGCTCTTCGCCATCCTCACCTTCGCGCCCGACGTCTTTTACACCACCTACGAGTATGCGCCGCGCCTCTTTGCCGCGCTCGACCCCTTGGAAGACCAGCGCCTGGGCGGCCTCATCATGAAGGTGGCCAACATGGTCTTCTCGCTCAGCTTCATCGCCTACGCCTTCATCCTCTGGCAGCGCGAGAGCGAAGACAACCTCACGCCCACGCGCGTGCGCATCGCTACGACCACGCGCCACCATATTGCCTAA
- a CDS encoding tail fiber protein, with translation MGPSDCFYLGAISICANTYPPRGWAFCYGQILPIAGNEALYSLLSTNYGGDGRTTFALPDLRGRLPLCTGRGIALTERFLGQMIGQEETQLDPTQMPRHTHQAVAATGEMKAKTGGITVNITTSSTLNASDQNATQTAATPGASLATVGDNGRSFNAYETYNQNTPNVNLHADSVNVTATGIISTDANVIGEIEVANGYTGGNETGQTEPFPIMPPCLGLNFVICIEGLYPPRT, from the coding sequence ATGGGACCTAGCGACTGTTTCTACCTCGGCGCAATTTCGATTTGCGCCAACACCTACCCCCCGCGCGGCTGGGCGTTTTGTTATGGCCAGATCCTTCCTATCGCTGGCAACGAGGCCCTGTATTCCCTGCTCAGCACCAACTACGGAGGAGACGGACGCACCACGTTCGCACTTCCTGATCTGCGTGGCCGCCTACCCTTATGCACCGGGAGGGGAATCGCACTCACGGAGCGCTTCCTGGGGCAGATGATCGGGCAGGAGGAGACCCAGCTCGATCCGACCCAAATGCCTCGCCACACTCACCAAGCCGTCGCCGCTACTGGCGAAATGAAGGCCAAAACCGGCGGCATCACCGTCAATATCACCACCAGCTCCACGCTGAATGCCAGCGATCAAAACGCGACTCAGACCGCCGCCACCCCCGGGGCAAGCCTTGCCACCGTCGGAGACAATGGTCGCAGCTTTAACGCCTACGAGACGTACAATCAAAATACGCCGAACGTGAACCTGCACGCGGACTCCGTCAACGTAACGGCGACGGGGATAATTTCGACCGATGCGAACGTTATCGGGGAGATTGAAGTGGCAAACGGCTACACAGGCGGAAACGAAACAGGCCAAACAGAGCCATTCCCAATCATGCCCCCCTGTCTCGGTCTCAACTTCGTGATCTGCATCGAGGGCTTGTATCCACCTCGGACCTGA